In Leisingera sp. NJS204, the DNA window GCCCCCGTTCTGTGGGCAATTGATCCCCCGGATCAATTCCTGGCCCGCTTCACTTGACGCCCATGCTGGTCGCCGTTCGATGTGTCTTCAGATAGGTCGCGTCCGCTGCCCGGCAGGGCATTGCGCAGCAATGTCCCGAAAGGGGATCATTACAGTCTTTGACTTGCCCTGATCGGCAGCCAGACCGACCATCATCTGCGCGAAGATGCCTTTATCGCTCCAGCGCTGCCAACGGTTGTGCAAGGTCTTATGCGGGCCGTTTTCCTTTGGCGCACCCCGCCAGCGCAAGCCATTGCGATTGATGAAGATAATCCCGCTCAGGACGCGCCGGTCATCGACCCGAGGCTTGCCATGGGACTTTGGGAGATAGGGCTCCAGTCGCGCCATCTGCGCATCGGTCAGCCAAAAGAGATCAGACATGTCACCGCTCAATTTTTGACCGGTGAATCATGACGGTCAACCGAAATCAATGGGTCCTGACCCTTCTGTATCTCCGGTTTGCTATGTTGCCCCCGTCAGTCGCCTTGGCCGAGGTTGCTGACGGGGCGGTGTATGGCGTCTGAACCTTGTGGGTTTGACCACGTTTCCTAGCGAGCCAGCCCCGTCTCTCTTCATCGTCTCGAACAGTTGAATGTGGCCGCATCGGACCACGGAGCAGAAGGAAGAGGGTATGAACACGATAACACCGGAACGGATCATTGGCATAGATGTCAGCCGGGACTGGCTCGACATTCATTGTCTTCCGTGCGGCCATCGGCAGCGATTGCCAAATACGCGCAGAGGGCATTCAGACGTTGTCGATTTGGCAATGTCGCGAGGTGTATTGGTATGCTTTGAGGCCACAGGCGGGCAAGAATGACGGCTGTGGGCCGCTTTCGATGCAGCCGGCGTTACGACACGACAATTGCCACCTGCTCAAATAAAGGCCTTTGCTGCCAGCCAGGGCACTCAGGCGAAGACAGACCGGATAGATGCGGAGCTCATTGCGAGGTTCATGCATTGCCCGGCAGGCGATTTGCGGGGCAAATCTGCCGGGAGGGGCATTCAGGCCTGATGCCGCGCGCTGTCTGCCGCATCAAAAGCTAGTCTTCTCAGAGCCTTGGTTTCGAAACGCGGGCAACTCCTCGAAACGCGCAAACGTCTTTTAGCGCAGATAAAGGCGCATCGGAAACTGGGAACGGCGGAAATATTCGCAGACACGGACGCCGAACTAAAGGCTCTGCTGGATCGTCTGCTCACGGCGTTGGAGTTTCAGATCGAATCCGCCATCGCCACCAATGAGGATCTGCATGAGGCGGCTGAAATACTGCGATCCGTTCCGGGGATCGGGCCTGTCGCCAGTTCCATGCTAATCGCTGAAATGCCCGAACTGGGCCAACTGCCGGGAGGACAGGCAGCAGCTCTGGCCGGTCTGGCCCCTATTGCACATGACAGCGGCGCGATGCAAGGAAAACGCACAATTGCAGGTGGACGACGGTTGCTGCGGCACGTCATGTTCCAGGCTGCTCTCGTCGCCAGCCATCACAATCCGGTTCTCAAAACCTTTGCAGAACGCCTTCGATCCGCTGGAAAACCGCACAAAGTCATCATCACTGCGGTCGCCCGAAAGCTGGTTGCAATCGCAAACGCACTCGTCAAAGCGCGTCAGAAATGGTCCCCTCAGTTCACCTGAGAAATACAGTTGCTAGGGTGAAGAATTGGTCCTCCTGCTGGAAGTGCAAGTGGAGCAATTTCCGAAGATGCTCTGAGCTACTCCCCAATGTTTGGACAGGTTTTGACGTAGGTTAAGCTACTCTCTGCTCCTGCTGATCGGTTTGGGTTTCTTCTTTTCTCAGCCAAAAGACCACGGCTGGGGGTTTGCCGCCAAGGGCGGAGTGTGGGCGTTTCCGGTTGTAGAAATCGATCCATTTCCCAACGCCCGCCTTCGCCTCTGATCCGGTCTCCCAGGCGTGCAGGCAGACGCATTCGTATTTCAACGACCGCCAGAGCCGCTCGACGAAGATGTTATCGAGGAAGCGCCCCTTGCCATCCATCCGCTGCCCGGCAGCGCATGTGTGCATGCGCGAGAGGGGAGATCCGCACGCCGGATCGGCGCAATCTGCTCGTCCAGGCAAAAGATGTGAACTGGCTGCCCTGATCCGTATTCATGATTTCCGGCGGGCCAAACCTGGCGATGGCCTCGTTCAGTGCCTCGACGCAGAAGTCTGCTTCCAGCGTGTTCGAAAGGCGCCAGGCCAGCACCTTTCGGGTGTGCCAATCCATGATCGCCGCCAGATACAGAAAGCCCCTGCGCATTGGCAGATACGTGATGTCGGCACACCACACCTGATTGGGACGCTCCAGGCGTAGACCACGCAACAGATAGGGATAGGTCTTGTGCCCTTTCGCTGCTTTGCTGGTGTTTGGTTTCTGATAGACCGGCATCAAGCCCATCAGCCGCATCAAGCGTCGGATGCGCTTCTCGTTCACAAGGTGCCCGTCGTTTCGGAGGTGCCAAGTCTTCTGGCGGACACCAAAGAACGGCGTTTCCAGGAACTGTTCCTCGATCCGGCGCATCAACATCAGGTTCATCGCCGTCTCGCCCTTGGGCGTGCAGTAAAACGACGACCGCGAGATCGACAGCAGCTTGCACTGCTTGCCAATCGACAGGTTGGCATTGGCAGGCTCAACCATCTTGCGCCTCACTTGCCGGTCCACGGCTTGAGCTTTCGTGACAAAAAATCGTTGGCGACAGCCAGCTTCCCGATCTTCGCGTGCAGTTCTTTGACCTGCTCCTCGTCGATCTCTGGGGACTTCTTTCCGCCGTGTTCAAACACGCCGGACGCGCCTTCCAGCAGAGCGCGTTTCCAGCTGTGGATCATCGTGGGATGGACGCCGAATTGGCTGGCAAGCTCAGCCGCAGTTCGCTCACCCTTCAAAGCCTCAAGCGCGGCTTTCGCCTTGAACTCGGGCGAGTGGTTCTTCCGTTTCGACATCTCTGATCTCCTCTTCGTCGAAGACCAGCAGACAACAAATCATAGCTTACGTCAGTGTCCGAAATTCAGGGGGCAGCTCAATGTTTCTTCCCCGGAGGTACTCATCGTCTTCGGCAGCGCTCTCATGCTGCAGTTCACACACGAACCTGGCACGCACCATTGCACCAAATTCATTTTGTGCATCCACGCACCCATCTGACATGTAGCGCCATCGTCCCATTGATGCCCTGCGCCAACCACCAAAATCAGCGGTGGACAGGCTGGTAAGGCGGTTTGAAATGAGCCTTTGGCAAATCGTCGAGGCATGGAATGGGCGTTGATGATGTGACCGACCCCGACGGCATCACTTTGCCAAGGTGGGCCTGCAGCGATCCACAAAGGAGAGCGGTCATGTCAGAGATTTTCACGGCCGGGCTCGATCTGGGGAAGAATGTGTTTCAGGCTCACGGGGCAGATGCAGCGGGGCAGCCTGTTCTGCGCAAGAAGCTGCGGAGGGGTCAGGTGCCGGCCTTCTTCAGCGGGTTGCAGCCCTGTGTTGTCGCGATGGAAGCCTGTGGCGGCGCTCATTTCTGGGGCCGTGAGATCAGCAAACTGGGCTGTGATGTACGGCTCATCCCTCCCGCCTATGTGATTCCCTTTGTCAAACGCCAGAAGAATGATGCAGCCGATGCCGAAGCGACCTGCGAGGCCGCGCTGTGTCCGGCAATGCGCTTTGTACCAATAAAGAGCGAAGAGACACAGCGCGCGGCTATGGTGTTTCGCGTGCGCGAGCTTCTGATCCGGCAGCGGACCCAGGCCATCAATGCACTGCGAGGGCTTTTGAGCGGGTTCGGACAGGTCGCACCGCAAGGGGCGGCCAACGCGTCGAAGCTGATTGCAATCGTCGATGACCCGGAAAGCGGCTTGCCAGCCGATGCCGCCTCCACACTCAAGGTGCTGATCACGGCCCTGACCAAGTTGGAGGCAGAGATTGTCAAACTCGATGCCGGGATCGCCCGCCGGGCCAAGGAAAACGACGTGGCGCGCCGCCTGATGACGGTGCCGGGCATCGGCCCGCTGATCGCTACGGCCATCGCGACCCTTGCTCCGCCACCCGAGACGTTCCGCAAGGCCCGGGACTTTGCGGCATGGCTCGACCTCACGCCCCGCCAGCATTCGACAGGCGGCAAACAGCGGCTCGGGGCCGCAACGACCCTCCCGGGACATTGCGTGTCGCAATGCCCTGCCGGGCAGCGGATGGGCGAGCGGTCCCTGAGGCGCCTGCTGATCATTGGCGCCAACAGCGTCATCATCAAGCGTCACGTCCATGCCGAGGCCAAGCCAGGCACGTGGCTGGGCGGGATGTTGTCACGCAAGCCACCAATGCTGGTGCGCGTTGCGCTGGCGAATAAAATGGCGCGGATCGTCTGGGCCTTGATAGCCCGGGGTGGCGTCTACCAGTCTCCGGCCACGGTGGCATGAGCCAGCGGTAGGCCGCGAGGACGTTGGAGCACAAGAGGGCAAGGAGCAGTTTGGCGCAACAGTCGTGAGACGGGATCGGAAGAACCAGCCTGCAACAAAGTGCCTGTGAGCACGCGGCGTTGATTTGGGGGCTGATCCGCGAACACCATACGGGTCCTGCGGCATGTGTGACGCCGCATACATGTCAGCACCCGATGACGCGCCAAAATCAGCTTAGAAAATACTTCTTGCGCAAGGGGCGGTTATACATGTTGCAGAATTCGTCGTCGGGACGCGCTTCCCCCCTTTCCCCTATGAAGTCAGGCCACGCGTTTGATCTCGGCTTGGCCGAGTGCATTGAAGCGGTTCATGAGGGCAATGCGGATGTGGATTTCGGCGGTCTGCCGGTTGGGGTCTCGTGAAGCGATCCTCTCTCCGAAGGGTTTGAGACTGCGCATCCATTGCCCGGCAGTGCATTGTGCAGAAATGTCACGAGAGGGTCGCCTCGATCCGACTTCGGACGTGATAGCCTGGCCAGCGTTTCCAGATCGTCCGCGCAAGGCGCCGGGTCGCCTTGAGAATGTCATTGCGGGCGCTTGCTGCGGGGCAATCCTCTTTCCACGCGCGCCCGTTCTTGCGGATGGGTATGATGGCGGTGCCGCAGCGCTTAAGGATTGCGGAGTGGCATCTGCGGGTGTCGAAAGCCCCATCGCCGGTCACGGTGCCGATCAGTTGATCCGGTGGGATCTGGTCGAGCAGGTCAGGAAGGACGGGACTGTCGCCCTCACGGCTTGAGGTGAATTCCACGGCCCGGATGTCGCCGGTGCGCATGTCCATCGCAACATGAACCTTGCGGTATTGGCGCCTGCGCCGGGTGCCGTGCTTCCGGGCCAGCCATTCGCGATCACCAAGAAACTTGATCCCTGTGCTGTCCACTAGCTGGTTGAGGGTGGGCGTCCGACGGCTCGAGATTCTGATGGTGATGTTCTTCTGTCTGCGGCCAGGGTGGAAAAGTCGGGAACCGGTCAATCCAGACCAGCCATATGCAGAATGCTCGACGCCATCCCGGTCGTTTGCCGGAGCGGCAGGCCGAACAGCACTTTCACCATCAGGCGAACAGGATCGCCGCACCGGAGAACACCGGCGGCCGCCCTGGGCGTCCGGCCTTAGGGGCATGCCATACCATGTCCTGGTCTAGCCAGATCAACAGAGAACCACGCCGTTTCAGGGCCTTGTTATAGGACTTCCAGTTCGTAGTGCGATAGCGGGCAGGTTCAGGTTTGCTCATACCGAGCAATTTAACTTACCGGATTCGCAACGTGAATCCCTACACCAAGGAGTTCTGCAACAACGCCGAGTGGGCGCCAAATCTGGTTTTTCAGTAAACACAGGGCTTCCTTGACGCACCCGAAGGCCTCGTTCAAGTTTCCCCTGTGTTCACCATTCCAATTAAATGCGATCCCCCCAGCCCCAGTTCCGCCGGTTCGTCGTCAGGCGTCAGCTTTGCTGGTCGCGGATTTCAGCCACTATGATTTCCATCTGGTCGGCGGGCAGGTAGCCGCGCAGCAGTTCATTGCCAAGCACAAAGGTCGGGGTGCCGGAGATTGCCATCTTCTGTGCCAGCGCGCGGGTCTGGCGCAGCTCGGCCGTCACCTCTTCGCTGTCCATCTTGGCAAAGATCGCATCGCCATCCAATGACAGCCCGTCCGCGATCCGGCGCAAAGCCACCTCGTTCGGCTCGCTGCCGAATTCAATCAGCGCATCATGCACTTGCTTATAGGCGTCATTCCCCGCAACCAGTTTGGTTGCCACGGCAAAGCGCGACGACAGCACCGAGGCTTCGCCCAGGATCGGGAACTCCTTGATCACCAGGCGGATATTACCGTCGCCTTTCACCAGCTTTTCCACCTCGGGGGCTGCCCGGCGGCAGTAGCCGCAGCGGTAGTCCATGAACTCAACCAGGGTGATGTCGCCATCCGGGTTGCCGCCGACCCAGGAATAACCATCGTTCTGCAGCTCTGCCAGATTGTCTGTGACCAGCGTGTCATCGCGGACAGCCTCGGCCTGCTGCTGGCGCTGTTCCAGCAGATCAACCGCTTCCAGGATCAGCTCGGGGTTCTCCAGCAGATAGGCACGGATCTGTTCGCCAAAAGCCTCACGTTCGGCTTCTGACATATTGCTGAGGTCCAGCGCCTGCGCCGGGGTGCTCAGCAGGGCGAGGGCAGTGGCTGCCGCCGTGGCAGCGCGGGTAAAGGGTTTCATTTTCGTCTTTTCCTTTTCTGAGCTTGTTCATAGGCCGCCAGCACATCCTGTGCCCGCCGCGCGGCGGCGGATCCTGCAGGCAGCTGGGCGACGGCCCGTTTGGCATGAATTCCGGCGTCATCCAGACGCCCTTGCAAGGCATAGCGTTCGGCGGTGACCAGCGCCGCCAGGCCGCGCTGGCCGGTCTTGGCATAGGCCAGCGACATGTCGCGCAGCAGCACCTGGTTGCGGAAATCGATGGCGCGGGCGCGTTCCATGGATTGCAGCGCCGCTTTCGGCTGGCCCGCGGCCAGCTGCGCACGCCCGTAACCGGAAAGGATCAGCGGGTCCTTGGGGGCCAGTTTCACCGCCTTGCCATAGGCCGCCAATGCGGCGCCCCATTGCCGGTTCTCTATCAGGATCTGTCCCTTCAGCTCATGATAGAAGGGATCGGAGGGCCGGATCGCCAGCGCGCCATTCACCGCCTTCAGGGCCTTCTTTAAATTCCTCTGCCGGTGATAGGCGGCGGCCTCGCGCATCAGGCGCACGTCTTTGTACTGTTCCTCGCGCACCCGGCGCAGGGTCCATTTCGGGGCACGGGTAAACCCCGACAGCTTGCCGCGCACCCGGGCGAACCAGTATTGCGCCTCGGCACTGGTCTGCCCCTTGTCGCCATGCGCCGCGAGATAGGCCTGGGCGGCGCGGATACGGTCGCGGCTTAAGGGATGCGAGCGGGTATAGGGGTCCTGGCTGCCGGCACTCAACACTTCCTGACCGGCAAAGGCGCGGTGCAGATCAACCAGCCCCTGCGGGCTGATGCCGGCACGGTTGAGGTAATCCGCGGCAGAACGGTCGGCCGAGCTTTCTTCGGCGCGGGTATGGGACAGAAACCTGCGCAGCGCGGAATTCTGCGTGCCGATGGCAATGCCGCCCGCGGCGTCGCCCGCACCCGCAGCCGCGGCCAGAACCGCAAGCGCCACGCCTAAACCGGCAGCGCTGCTGGCCGAGCGCAGGTTCTGCATCCGCCGCGCCAGGTGGCCATTGGTGATATGGGCGGCCTCATGGGCGATCACCGCCTGCAGCATCTCGGGGGAGGTCACCTTGAGGATCAGCCCGTAATTCACGAATATCGTTCGCGAATCCAAGACAAAGGCATTGAAGGCGGAATCGTTGACCAGCAGAATCCGGACCCGGTTCGCATTCAACCCCGCGGCCCGCAGCACTGGTGCCGCCAGCTTGTTCAGACCGTGTTCCACGTCCGGGTCACGCAACAGCGAGATCGACGCCGCCTGCGCCGCCGCTGCAAATTGAAACAGCGCGCAAAGCACAAGAGCCGGGATTGACGCCAGCCGGAAGAAACGGTCAAAACTCATGCGCGCACCATGGGAGATCAGAATGCGAAACTCAAGCCGATCCAGCGTTGATCCGTTTATTGTGATGGACGTGATGGAGGCCGCCCGCAAGGCCGAGGAAGCCGGCCGCCATATCATCCATATGGAGGTGGGCCAGCCATCGACGGGGGCGCCCTCCGGTGCGCTGAAGGCGCTGGGGAATGCGCTGGAAAACAATGCTTTGGGCTATACTGTTGCACTGGGTCTGCCGGAGCTGCGCCAGCGCATCGCGCGGCTGTACGGCGATTGGTATAATGTTGATCTCAATCCGGATCGGGTGATCGTGACGCCGGGCTCCTCCGGCGCCTTTCTGCTGAGTTTCACCGCGCTGTTCGACAGCGGCGACCGGGTGGGGATTGGCGCGCCGGGCTACCCGTCCTACCGGCAGATTCTGAAGGCGCTGGGGCTGACGCCGGTGGACATTCAGACCGCACCGGAAAACCGGCTGCAGCCAGTGGCCGAGGATTTGAAGGGGCAGGATCTGGCGGGCCTCATGGTGGCCTCGCCCGCCAATCCATCCGGCACCATGCTGGACCGTACCGCGATGGGCGATCTGATCGACGCGGCGCGGGGTGAGGGCGCCAGTTTCATCTCCGACGAGATCTATCACGGGCTGGAGTATGAGGCGAAGGCGGTCACCGCGCTGGAGCTGACGGATGAATGCTATGTGATCAACTCTTTCTCCAAGTTCTTCTCGATGACCGGCTGGCGGGTGGGCTGGATGGTGGTGCCCGAGGATCACGTGCGGGTGGTGGAACGCATAGCCCAGAACATGTTTATCTGCGCCCCGCACGCCAGTCAGGTGGCGGCACTGGCGGCGCTTGATTGCGAGGATGAGATGCGCGAAAACCTGGCCGTCTACGCAAAGAACCGCCAGCTGATGCTGGACGGGCTGCCTAAGGCCGGTTTCACCAAAATCGCGCCGCCGGACGGGGCGTTTTATGTCTATGCCGATGTGTCGGACCTGACCGCGGACAGCCGCAGCTTTGCCGCGGAAATCCTTGATAGTGCGGGTGTTGCAGTGACGCCGGGGCTGGATTTTGACCTTGTTCGTGGCGCCACCACACTGCGGTTCTCCTATGCGCGATCGACGGCGGATATTGAAGAAGGGCTGGCGCGGCTGGAAAAATTCATGGCCGCGCGCGGCTGACCACAGAAGGCGGATTTTCAATCCGGGCGGAATTGCCTAGTCTGCGCCGAAAACCAAGAACCGGGGTTCAGGCATGGGCAGACTGCTTTCCTTCATAACGCTGATCTGGCTGCTGGCAGCGGGGACTGAGACCGGGGCCTGGGCGCAAGGCTTCAGCGGGCTGGCGCGCGTTGATGCGGAGGCCAGCCACACCCGCGATGCCGGACGGGGCGCCGAGATCACGCTGGGCCTTAGCCAGGGGGTTCCGTACCGGCTGTTCACCCTGGCTGAGCCGCCACGGCTGGTGCTGGATTTCCAGGAGGTCGATTGGACCGGGCTGACGGCGGAGACATTGCTGCAGAGCGAGCAGATCACCGCGGCGCAATTCGGCACCTATGTGCCAGGCTGGTCGCGTTTGGTTTTGCAGCTGGCAGAGCCGATGAAGGTTTCCACGGCAGCTATGACTGTGGACCAGGTGACCGCCGCCGCCCGGCTGGCAGTATCGCTTGCGCCTGCCACGGCGGAAGAGTTTGCCGCCAGCGCCGGCGCCCCGCAGGATCCGCGCTGGGATCTGCCTGCGCCGCAATCCATGCCGGGCAAGGGCGCGCGCGATGAAAATGCACCGCTCCTGGTGATGCTTGATCCCGGACATGGCGGCATTGACCCAGGGGCGGAGACCGAGGTGGTCATTGAGAAACATCTGATGCTGCAATTCGCGCGGGAGCTGGGCGAAGCGCTGCTTCGGTCCGGCCAGTTCACTGTGCTGTTGACCCGGGATGACGATTACTTTGTCTCGCTGGAACGCCGCATTGCCATGGCGCATCAGGCTGGGGCGGATGTGTTCATCTCGCTGCATGCCGATACGATTTCCGAGGGCCGGGCGCATGGTTCTACCGTTTATACCCTTTCCAAGGAAGCCTCCGACGTGGCCTCGGCCAAGCTGGCAGAGCGGCACCTGCGCGGCGACCTGCTGTCCGGCACCGACCTGAGCGAAGCGGACGACAAGGTGACGGCGGTGATGCTGGATCTGGCCCGGCAAGAGACCCAGCCGCGTAGCGATGCCTTGGCGGTGGCGCTGATTGACGGGCTGCGGGGGCAGGGGCGGCCGATCAACAACCGGCCGCTGCGCTCGGCCGGGTTTTCGGTGCTGAAGTCGGCTGATATCCCTTCGGTACTGGTTGAGATCGGCTTTCTGTCCAGCAAGCGGGACCTTGAGAACCTGGTGGATCCGGATTGGCGGGCCCAGGCCGCGCGCGGCATTCTGAACGGGCTGATTACCTGGCGCGCGCAGGACGACGCCCGCCGCACGCTGGTGCGGCAATAGGGGGCAGCGATGAAACTCATCTGGATGTCGGATCTGCATTTCGAGGCTGAGGGGCTGGTGCTGGGGCATGACCCGCGTTTGCGGCTGCAGGCTGCGGTTGGTTTTATCGCCAAGCACCATCCTGATGCCTCCGCCTGTCTGATCACCGGCGACCTGGTGGAAACCGGAACGACGCAGAATTACAAGGCGTTGAAGGGGTTTCTTGACAGCTTGCCGATGCCGGTTCTGCCAA includes these proteins:
- a CDS encoding transposase, producing the protein MVSKRGQLLETRKRLLAQIKAHRKLGTAEIFADTDAELKALLDRLLTALEFQIESAIATNEDLHEAAEILRSVPGIGPVASSMLIAEMPELGQLPGGQAAALAGLAPIAHDSGAMQGKRTIAGGRRLLRHVMFQAALVASHHNPVLKTFAERLRSAGKPHKVIITAVARKLVAIANALVKARQKWSPQFT
- a CDS encoding IS110 family transposase, which gives rise to MSEIFTAGLDLGKNVFQAHGADAAGQPVLRKKLRRGQVPAFFSGLQPCVVAMEACGGAHFWGREISKLGCDVRLIPPAYVIPFVKRQKNDAADAEATCEAALCPAMRFVPIKSEETQRAAMVFRVRELLIRQRTQAINALRGLLSGFGQVAPQGAANASKLIAIVDDPESGLPADAASTLKVLITALTKLEAEIVKLDAGIARRAKENDVARRLMTVPGIGPLIATAIATLAPPPETFRKARDFAAWLDLTPRQHSTGGKQRLGAATTLPGHCVSQCPAGQRMGERSLRRLLIIGANSVIIKRHVHAEAKPGTWLGGMLSRKPPMLVRVALANKMARIVWALIARGGVYQSPATVA
- a CDS encoding DsbA family protein, whose product is MKPFTRAATAAATALALLSTPAQALDLSNMSEAEREAFGEQIRAYLLENPELILEAVDLLEQRQQQAEAVRDDTLVTDNLAELQNDGYSWVGGNPDGDITLVEFMDYRCGYCRRAAPEVEKLVKGDGNIRLVIKEFPILGEASVLSSRFAVATKLVAGNDAYKQVHDALIEFGSEPNEVALRRIADGLSLDGDAIFAKMDSEEVTAELRQTRALAQKMAISGTPTFVLGNELLRGYLPADQMEIIVAEIRDQQS
- a CDS encoding M48 family metalloprotease codes for the protein MSFDRFFRLASIPALVLCALFQFAAAAQAASISLLRDPDVEHGLNKLAAPVLRAAGLNANRVRILLVNDSAFNAFVLDSRTIFVNYGLILKVTSPEMLQAVIAHEAAHITNGHLARRMQNLRSASSAAGLGVALAVLAAAAGAGDAAGGIAIGTQNSALRRFLSHTRAEESSADRSAADYLNRAGISPQGLVDLHRAFAGQEVLSAGSQDPYTRSHPLSRDRIRAAQAYLAAHGDKGQTSAEAQYWFARVRGKLSGFTRAPKWTLRRVREEQYKDVRLMREAAAYHRQRNLKKALKAVNGALAIRPSDPFYHELKGQILIENRQWGAALAAYGKAVKLAPKDPLILSGYGRAQLAAGQPKAALQSMERARAIDFRNQVLLRDMSLAYAKTGQRGLAALVTAERYALQGRLDDAGIHAKRAVAQLPAGSAAARRAQDVLAAYEQAQKRKRRK
- a CDS encoding pyridoxal phosphate-dependent aminotransferase, which codes for MRNSSRSSVDPFIVMDVMEAARKAEEAGRHIIHMEVGQPSTGAPSGALKALGNALENNALGYTVALGLPELRQRIARLYGDWYNVDLNPDRVIVTPGSSGAFLLSFTALFDSGDRVGIGAPGYPSYRQILKALGLTPVDIQTAPENRLQPVAEDLKGQDLAGLMVASPANPSGTMLDRTAMGDLIDAARGEGASFISDEIYHGLEYEAKAVTALELTDECYVINSFSKFFSMTGWRVGWMVVPEDHVRVVERIAQNMFICAPHASQVAALAALDCEDEMRENLAVYAKNRQLMLDGLPKAGFTKIAPPDGAFYVYADVSDLTADSRSFAAEILDSAGVAVTPGLDFDLVRGATTLRFSYARSTADIEEGLARLEKFMAARG
- a CDS encoding N-acetylmuramoyl-L-alanine amidase, which produces MGRLLSFITLIWLLAAGTETGAWAQGFSGLARVDAEASHTRDAGRGAEITLGLSQGVPYRLFTLAEPPRLVLDFQEVDWTGLTAETLLQSEQITAAQFGTYVPGWSRLVLQLAEPMKVSTAAMTVDQVTAAARLAVSLAPATAEEFAASAGAPQDPRWDLPAPQSMPGKGARDENAPLLVMLDPGHGGIDPGAETEVVIEKHLMLQFARELGEALLRSGQFTVLLTRDDDYFVSLERRIAMAHQAGADVFISLHADTISEGRAHGSTVYTLSKEASDVASAKLAERHLRGDLLSGTDLSEADDKVTAVMLDLARQETQPRSDALAVALIDGLRGQGRPINNRPLRSAGFSVLKSADIPSVLVEIGFLSSKRDLENLVDPDWRAQAARGILNGLITWRAQDDARRTLVRQ